GTGATCACCGAGCACGGGGGCCAGGGCGTGCGCACGCGCGTCGGGCACTCGTTCATCAAGGCGGTGATGGCCGACACCGGCGCCGTCTTCGGGGGTGAGCACTCGGGCCACTACTACTTCCGCGACAACTACCGGGCCGACTCGGGCCTGATCGCCGCCGTGGTGGTGCTCGAGATGCTGTCGCGCTCCGACACCCCGCTGTCGGACATGCGCCGGCCCTTCGAGCGCTACGCCGACTCGGGGGAGATCAACCGGCCGGTGGTGGACGCCGCCGCCGTGCTGGCCGCCGTCGAGGAGCACTACGGCGCCGCCGGCGCCACCCTCGACCACACCGACGGGCTGACGGTCGACCTCGGCGCCTGGTGGTTCAACCTGCGCCCGTCGAACACCGAGCCCCTGCTCCGCCTGAACCTGGAGGCGCCCGACGAGCGGTCGTGCCGCCGGCACGTGGAAGAGGTGCTCGACCTCCTCGACCGCGCCAACTCGTCCGCCTCCCCCACGAAAGGACGCTGACCGTGGCCCTCGACCCGCAGCTGCTGGCCATCCTGGCCTGCCCCGAGGACAAGGGGCCCCTCCTGTACTTCGAGTCCGAGGACAGCCTCTACAACCCGCGCCTGCGCCGGCGCTACGCCATACGCGACGACATCCCGATCATGCTGATCGACGAGGCCGAGACGCTGGGGGACGACGAGCACGAGCGGCTGGTCGCCAAGGCCGGGGCCGAGGGGATCAAGCCGACGTTCGAAGAGGGAGGTACCTCCTAGGTGGAGACGCTCCCGCTCGACAGCCTGGGGATGATGGACGTCACCCTCGGGCTGCCCGAGCAGGTCGAGGCGGCCGCCGACGCCGGGCGGGGGGTCGAGGGGCTGCCCCGGCGGGAGCTGGTCGAGAACGTCGTCGTCCTGGGCATGGGGGGCAGTGGGGTGGCCGGGGATCTGCTGCTGGCGATCGCCGCCCCGTTCATGGCCGTGCCGGTCGTGGTCGTGAAGGGCTACACCCCACCGGCGTTCGTCGGCGAGGGGACATTGGTGTTCGCCGTGTCGTTCTCCGGGGACACCGAGGAGACCCTCGAGGCCGCCACCGAGGCCGCCATGCAGGGCGCCCACATCGTGGCGGTCACCGCCGGGGGGGAGCTCGCGCACCGGGCCACGGGTTGGGGCGCCCCCGTGGTGCCGGTGCCGACGGACATCCCCCAGCCCCGCGCCGCCATCGGGGCCATGGCCATCCCCCCGCTGGTGGTGCTGGAGGAGATCGGCCTGTTCCCGGGCGCCAGCCAGTGGATCTCCCTGGCCGTCGAGCAGCTCCGGCGGCGGCGGGACCAGCTGACCGGATCGGCGGCGGTGAACCCGGCCCGGGAGCTGGCCCGGCGCATCGGGCGCACGGTGCCGCTCGTCTACAGCTCCGGGGCGGTCGGGGCTACCGCCGCCATGCGGTGGAAGAACCAGTTCAACGAGAACAGCAAGGTTCCGGCGTTCTGGAACACCTACCCGGAGCTGTGCCACAACGAGATCTGCGGCTGGGGCCAGCACGGGGACGTCACCCGCCAGCTGTTCACCGTCGTCAACCTCCGCACCGACTCCGAGCATCCCCAGGTCATGCGGCGCTTCGAGCTGGTCGACGACATCGTGCGCGAGGTCGTGGCTTCGGTCGAGGAGGTCGTGGCCCAGGGGGAGGGGGACCTGGCCCAGCTGATGGACCTGGTGCTGTTCGGTGACTGCGTGTCGCTGTACCTGGCGGCCCAGGAGGGCGTGGACCCCGGCCCGGTGCCGATCCTCGGGGAGCTCAAGGCGGCCCTGGGCGCTCTGTAGTCGCGGCGGGCACCAGGGTCCTCCGGACGGCCCCCGCCGCGGCCCCCGGTGCCCCGCCCCGGCGGCGACCCTCACTGGAGTCCGGGTGCTTCGCCTCCATTAGCTTGCGGGGCATGTCGACGACGACCGAGCCCACCACCGACTTCAAGGTGGCCGACCTGTCCCTGGCCCCCTGGGGGCGCAAGGAGATCGAGCTGGCCGAGGTGGAGATGCCCGGCCTCATGGCCCTGCGGGCCGAGCACGGTGACGCCCGCCCGCTGGCCGGGGCACGGATCACCGGGTCGCTGCACATGACCGTGCAGACCGCGGTGCTGATCGAGACCCTGGTGGCGCTCGGGGCCGACGTGCGCTGGGCCAGCTGCAACATCTTCTCCACCCAGGACCACGCCGCCGCCGCCGTGGCCGTCGGGCCGGAGGGGACCCCCGACACCCCCCGGGGGGTCCCGGTGTTCGCGTGGAAGGGGGAGTCGCTCGAGGAGTACTGGTGGTGCACCCGCCAGGCCCTGCGCTGGCCGGACGCGGCCGATCCGGGCCAGGCCGGCGGGCCCAACATGATCCTCGACGACGGCGGGGACGCCACCCTGCTGGTCCACCGCGGGGCCGAGTACGAGGCGGCGGGGGCGGTGCCGGTCGCCGCCGACGACGACAACGAGGAGTGGAAGGTGGTCCTCGACCTACTGCGCCGCATGCAGTCCGAGGACCCGAAGTACTGGACCAGGGTGGCCGACGGCGTGATGGGCGTGACCGAGGAGACCACGACCGGGGTCCACCGGCTCTACCAGATGTTCGAGCAGGGAAGCCTCCGGTTCCCGGCCATCAACGTCAACGACTCGGTCACCAAGTCCAAGTTCGACAACCTCTACGGCTGCCGCCACAGCCTGATCGACGGCATCAACCGCGCCACCGACGTGATGATCGGGGGCAAGGTGGCCGTCGTCTGCGGCTACGGGGACGTCGGCAAGGGGTGCGCAGCGTCGCTGCGGGGCCAGGGCGCCCGGGTCATGGTCACCGAGGTCGACCCCATCTGCGCCCTGCAGGCCGCCATGGAGGGCTACGAGGTCACGACCCTCGAGCGGGTCATGGAACGGGCCGACATCGTCATCTCGGCCACCGGCAACCACAACGTGATCACAGCCGAGCACATGGCCCGGATGAAGCACAACGCCATCGTCGGCAACATCGGGCACTTCGACACCGAGGTGGACATGGCCGGCCTGGGCCGGATGAGCGACGTGCGCCGGGTCAACATCAAGCCCCAGGTCGACGAGTACGTGTTCCCCGACGGGCACTCGGTCATCGTCCTGGCCGAGGGGCGCCTCTTGAACCTGGGCTGCGCGACCGGCCACCCCAGCTTCGTGATGAGCTTCAGCTTCGCCAACCAGGTGCTGGCCCAGATCGAGCTGTTCGCCCGGTCGGGGCAGTACCCGATCGGCGTGCACCTCCTGCCGAAGGTGCTCGACGAGAAGGTGGCCCGGCTGCACCTCGACTCGCTCGGCGTGAAGCTCACCCAGCTGACGCCGGACCAGGCCTCCTACA
This region of Acidimicrobiales bacterium genomic DNA includes:
- the manB gene encoding phosphomannomutase/phosphoglucomutase (converts mannose-6-phosphate to mannose-1-phosphate; the resulting product is then converted to GDP-mannose by ManC which is then used in the synthesis of mannose-containing glycoconjugates that are important for mediating entry into host cells) — translated: VITEHGGQGVRTRVGHSFIKAVMADTGAVFGGEHSGHYYFRDNYRADSGLIAAVVVLEMLSRSDTPLSDMRRPFERYADSGEINRPVVDAAAVLAAVEEHYGAAGATLDHTDGLTVDLGAWWFNLRPSNTEPLLRLNLEAPDERSCRRHVEEVLDLLDRANSSASPTKGR
- a CDS encoding Trm112 family protein yields the protein MALDPQLLAILACPEDKGPLLYFESEDSLYNPRLRRRYAIRDDIPIMLIDEAETLGDDEHERLVAKAGAEGIKPTFEEGGTS
- a CDS encoding bifunctional phosphoglucose/phosphomannose isomerase; amino-acid sequence: METLPLDSLGMMDVTLGLPEQVEAAADAGRGVEGLPRRELVENVVVLGMGGSGVAGDLLLAIAAPFMAVPVVVVKGYTPPAFVGEGTLVFAVSFSGDTEETLEAATEAAMQGAHIVAVTAGGELAHRATGWGAPVVPVPTDIPQPRAAIGAMAIPPLVVLEEIGLFPGASQWISLAVEQLRRRRDQLTGSAAVNPARELARRIGRTVPLVYSSGAVGATAAMRWKNQFNENSKVPAFWNTYPELCHNEICGWGQHGDVTRQLFTVVNLRTDSEHPQVMRRFELVDDIVREVVASVEEVVAQGEGDLAQLMDLVLFGDCVSLYLAAQEGVDPGPVPILGELKAALGAL
- the ahcY gene encoding adenosylhomocysteinase, with translation MSTTTEPTTDFKVADLSLAPWGRKEIELAEVEMPGLMALRAEHGDARPLAGARITGSLHMTVQTAVLIETLVALGADVRWASCNIFSTQDHAAAAVAVGPEGTPDTPRGVPVFAWKGESLEEYWWCTRQALRWPDAADPGQAGGPNMILDDGGDATLLVHRGAEYEAAGAVPVAADDDNEEWKVVLDLLRRMQSEDPKYWTRVADGVMGVTEETTTGVHRLYQMFEQGSLRFPAINVNDSVTKSKFDNLYGCRHSLIDGINRATDVMIGGKVAVVCGYGDVGKGCAASLRGQGARVMVTEVDPICALQAAMEGYEVTTLERVMERADIVISATGNHNVITAEHMARMKHNAIVGNIGHFDTEVDMAGLGRMSDVRRVNIKPQVDEYVFPDGHSVIVLAEGRLLNLGCATGHPSFVMSFSFANQVLAQIELFARSGQYPIGVHLLPKVLDEKVARLHLDSLGVKLTQLTPDQASYIGVPVEGPYKPDHYRY